From one Coffea eugenioides isolate CCC68of chromosome 11, Ceug_1.0, whole genome shotgun sequence genomic stretch:
- the LOC113751291 gene encoding isoflavone reductase homolog PCBER-like, with amino-acid sequence MDVKSKILIIGGTGNIGKYLVEASAKAGHPTFALVRESTISDPKRAVIIESFKSLGVIFLHGDLHNHQQLVNAIKQVDIVISAVGGDLVAHQVKIIEAIKETGNIKRFLPSEFGVDVDRAHAVEPAASLNRTKVEIRRAIEAEGIPYTYLVSNGFAGYLNYILNNFGDSFSASPPRDKIVILGDGNPKVVFTKEEDIAAYTIKAADDPRTLNKSVYITPPANTLSYNEIVSLWEKKIGKTLEKIYVPGDEVLKKIQEASMPLKLLLSLAYTFFVKGEIANFEIKASFGMEATELYPDVKYTTLDEYLIQFVSN; translated from the exons ATGGATGTGAAAAGCAAGATTTTGATCATTGGGGGCACTGGAAACATCGGGAAATATTTAGTGGAAGCGAGTGCAAAGGCAGGGCACCCAACGTTTGCATTGGTCCGAGAAAGCACAATATCAGATCCTAAAAGGGCAGTTATCATAGAGAGTTTCAAGAGTTTGGGAGTCATATTTCTTCAT GGAGACCTACACAATCATCAGCAGTTGGTAAATGCAATCAAACAAGTTGACATAGTGATCTCTGCAGTCGGGGGAGATTTGGTAGCTCATCAAGTTAAGATTATTGAAGCAATTAAAGAAACTGGAAACATCAAA AGATTTTTACCTTCTGAATTTGGGGTTGATGTGGATCGTGCGCATGCTGTTGAGCCAGCTGCTAGCTTAAACAGGACCAAGGTTGAGATCCGCAGAGCTATTGAGGCAGAAGGGATACCTTACACTTATTTAGTATCTAACGGATTTGCTGGTTACTTGAATTATATCCTCAACAACTTTGGAGACTCTTTCTCTGCAAGTCCTCCCAGAGACAAAATTGTCATTCTTGGCGATGGAAATCCAAAAG TTGTTTTCACCAAGGAAGAAGACATTGCTGCATACACCATCAAAGCAGCAGATGACCCAAGGACTCTGAACAAGAGTGTGTACATTACACCCCCTGCCAACACCTTGTCCTACAACGAAATAGTATCATTGTGGGAAAAGAAAATTGGCAAGACCCTCGAAAAGATCTACGTTCCAGGGGACGAAGTTCTTAAGAAAATTCAAG AGGCTTCAATGCCATTAAAATTGCTCCTGTCTTTGGCATACACATTTTTCGTGAAGGGAGAAATAGCCAACTTTGAGATCAAGGCTTCTTTTGGCATGGAGGCAACGGAGCTCTATCCTGATGTTAAATACACCACACTTGATGAGTACCTCATCCAGTTTGTATCAAATTAG
- the LOC113751399 gene encoding disease resistance protein RPM1-like — MAESVVGILIIQLSTLLSQEITLLGGLKSDVQFIKDELESMKAFLREAEAKEDNSELRVWLKQVREVAYDTEDVLDDFTFHFARGYMDGFYGKVGKIYNSIKNLKARHQISLEIKEIKARFGEISERQRRYLSQYGTQERGFSSSRQANADFDTRAQSLFIEEAQLVGIDKPKAELISKILDDHSQLKVVSVKGMGGLGKTTLVKKVYDDAAVKKQFQSHAWITVSQTFQFSDIIKNLIQQLYNEIRRPVPRRVESMDDIMLIEFVRDFLRERRYILVLDDVWSIDAWEAIKCVLPDCTTASRVVLTTRIADVASASCLGSLDFVYKMEPLSDKESWTLFCNRTFQSNDCPPNLEEVAKKLLKKCEGLPLAIVAIGGVLALKDNEKTHEWEMILHGFGGEADGGGKLDRIKRVLLLSYNDLPHYLKSCLLYLSIYPEDYPIGVDDILLKWIALGFVEEKERITSTDIAMSYMKELINRSLIQVKSTWTDGKLITCGLHDFLREIIVSKSKEQDFTPVATRYYTRWPEKVRHLAIHNFTENPQEFSSLKCLRSVVIFGYEDPLTTTILSKFLSGDPKMLKVLDLDGAELDNIPKHVFKLFHLKYLNLNGTGVKIIPKSIGKLQNLEVIDLRGTNVTELPVEILNLRKLRSLLLGGLGDYSNDYAVWGCKCPLGIGKLICLEELYGIEADSDKIVREVGNLTQLRLLVITKLRREDGKELLSSLSRLTNLRELAISCIKEDETLDLQHSVFPKLGFLTRLCLKGRLERVPQWVTSLQSLRTLLLFNSRLREDENVIGSLGHLPNLIALGLHGAYEGETICFKVGGFQKLQRLELMQLKRLTWVRVEEESVPSLRSLQLGDCKLMQELPSGIQNLTRLQFLRFLDMSDKLMHKVQNLDKQSVDYQTISHIPQVFTGHWINGRWEGKFL, encoded by the coding sequence ATGGCAGAGAGTGTTGTAGGTATTTTGATTATACAGCTCTCAACCTTGCTTTCCCAAGAGATCACACTTTTGGGGGGGCTTAAATCAGACGTTCAATTCATCAAAGATGAACTCGAGAGCATGAAGGCTTTCCTCAGAGAAGCTGAAGCAAAGGAAGACAATTCTGAACTCCGAGTATGGCTAAAGCAGGTTCGAGAAGTTGCTTATGATACAGAGGATGTTCTCGATGATTTTACCTTCCATTTTGCTCGTGGTTACATGGATGGATTCTATGGCAAGGTTGGAAAGATCTATAACTCAATAAAGAATCTCAAAGCTCGCCATCAAATTTCTTTGGAGATAAAAGAGATCAAGGCCAGATTTGGAGAGATTTCAGAAAGGCAACGGAGGTACCTGTCCCAATATGGTACTCAAGAAAGAGGCTTCAGCTCTTCCCGACAGGCGAATGCAGATTTTGACACTCGTGCTCAATCACTCTTCATTGAAGAAGCTCAACTTGTTGGGATTGATAAGCCAAAAGCAGAGCTCATCTCAAAAATCCTTGATGACCATTCCCAATTGAAAGTAGTTTCGGTTAAGGGAATGGGGGGACTCGGCAAGACTACCCTGGTGAAAAAAGTCTACGATGACGCTGCAGTGAAGAAACAATTTCAGAGCCATGCCTGGATAACTGTTTCTCAAACTTTTCAATTCAGTGACATCATCAAGAACCTGATCCAACAGTTGTACAATGAAATCAGACGGCCGGTCCCTCGCCGAGTGGAATCCATGGATGATATTATGCTGATTGAATTTGTCAGAGACTTCCTCCGAGAAAGAAGGTACATCCTTGTCCTTGATGATGTGTGGAGTATAGATGCCTGGGAAGCTATCAAATGTGTACTGCCTGACTGCACTACTGCTAGTCGTGTTGTATTGACAACACGAATAGCCGATGTAGCTTCTGCGTCCTGTTTAGGATCACTTGACTTCGTCTATAAGATGGAGCCTCTTTCTGATAAAGAGTCTTGGACTCTGTTTTGCAATAGAACATTTCAGAGCAATGACTGTCCTCCAAATCTAGAAGAAGTTGCTAAAAAATTACTGAAAAAATGTGAGGGCCTACCGCTTGCAATTGTTGCAATAGGTGGTGTTTTGGCTCTGAAGGACAACGAAAAGACACATGAATGGGAGATGATTCTTCATGGTTTTGGTGGCGAGGCAGATGGCGGTGGTAAGCTTGACAGAATCAAAAGAGTACTCTTACTTAGCTACAATGATTTGCCTCACTATCTTAAAAGCTGCCTATTATATCTAAGCATCTACCCTGAAGATTATCCAATTGGTGTGGATGATATACTTCTAAAATGGATTGCGCTAGGATTTgtagaagagaaagaaagaataacATCCACCGATATTGCTATGAGTTATATGAAAGAACTCATCAACAGAAGCTTAATCCAAGTTAAATCCACATGGACCGATGGTAAATTGATTACATGTGGTCTCCATGATTTTCTGCGTGAAATCATTGTTTCAAAATCCAAAGAGCAGGACTTCACGCCTGTAGCCACCAGATATTACACAAGATGGCCTGAAAAAGTTCGACACCTAGCAATCCACAACTTCACTGAGAATCCACAAGAATTTAGTAGCTTAAAGTGTCTTCGATCTGTGGTAATATTTGGGTATGAAGATCCTCTCACAACTACAATTTTGTCCAAGTTCTTAAGTGGTGATCCCAAGATGCTAAAGgtgttggatttggatggaGCTGAATTGGACAACATCCCAAAGCATGTCTTCAAACTATTTCATCTCAAGTATCTTAATCTCAATGGAACTGGAGTTAAAATTATTCCAAAATCTATTGGGAAGCTTCAAAACCTTGAAGTTATAGATCTGAGAGGAACCAATGTAACAGAGTTGCCTGTGGAAATTCTAAATCTAAGAAAACTCCGTTCTCTTTTGTTAGGCGGATTGGGAGATTATTCAAATGACTATGCAGTTTGGGGCTGTAAATGTCCACTTGGAATTGGAAAGCTTATTTGTTTGGAGGAGCTGTATGGTATAGAAGCAGACAGTGATAAAATAGTAAGAGAGGTTGGAAACCTAACGCAATTGCGACTATTAGTCATCACAAAGCTGAGAAGAGAAGATGGAAAGGAGTTGCTCTCCTCCCTCTCGAGGCTGACCAACCTTCGAGAGTTGGCCATCTCCTGTATTAAAGAAGATGAAACCCTCGATCTCCAACATTCCGTCTTTCCAAAGCTTGGATTCCTCACACGTCTGTGTTTGAAGGGGCGTTTAGAGAGAGTACCACAATGGGTGACATCACTTCAATCCTTGAGAACCTTACTGTTGTTTAACAGTAGGTTGAGAGAAGATGAGAATGTAATAGGCTCCCTCGGACATTTGCCCAATCTGATAGCACTTGGTCTCCATGGTGCTTATGAAGGGGAGACAATATGTTTCAAGGTTGGAGGATTTCAAAAACTCCAGCGCTTAGAGCTAATGCAATTGAAAAGATTGACATGGGTGAGAGTGGAAGAGGAATCAGTGCCTAGTCTCAGAAGTCTGCAGTTAGGTGATTGCAAACTGATGCAGGAGTTGCCTTCGGGCATCCAAAACTTGACCAGACTTCAATTTCTTCGGTTCCTTGATATGTCTGATAAGCTAATGCACAAAGTACAAAATTTGGATAAACAAAGTGTAGATTATCAGACAATTTCTCATATCCCTCAAGTTTTCACTGGTCACTGGATTAACGGTCGGTGGGAAGGCAAGTTCCTCTAA